The Kitasatospora setae KM-6054 genome contains a region encoding:
- a CDS encoding P-loop NTPase fold protein gives MANTFFNDDPVDGSPDAPDLLGHQRYAHHAVGLLQEVRGQSESGVLALIGPWGSGKSSVLQMVLRNLRQGPADGVSWSVAELNPWLYPDLDTLTMALFSEIRGALPKDDQWSETRKKIGNFGQAISPLGKVGGLLGLDPSEAIKALSERISGDTSPSAAKATASEALRKAGRPVLVVMDDLDRLTPQELLLVFKLVRLVGNLPNVYYLISFDEQTLLDVLRRSDLVGDSQHRASEFLEKIIQVRLDLPAFRERDASALVDQSLSTLLESHQLALTEPEERRLATAYFQYLQDRLRTPRAIKRYFGQAAASLHALAGDVDLVDFLLVTFLRTSEPGVYRLLNRHRAELTGTSFDPAARRERQSGEHTQRWRERLEKAGVAPDHMEGVLGLLAMLFPPLGQALGGGGDASGTARRRGIGSNDYFDRYVAFGIPDDDLSEAALTTGLDQLTAGAPGPEAAELLLRLDNDTQRIGRRIRQRMDAGTPVPSTALLLELAARYGSLTAQTEGLLGADVSARFLAQDLFRSLPSDGRAEVLQRMAATPQGAMLASRVLYDATEPSNSKPAFAQEDDAWVQEARTGLVARLRQHLATPGSRPAAHLSDSDVDLIWNWRHIDHATARAWIRQRLDDGTWQLLPLLTKIVRPPRTPWGAVDADTLANLDALIDRAEVYTVLDQAQTSPDPDQSRLLEGLRHARDRDRAEATQQPDSGSAEVTNTQDT, from the coding sequence ATGGCCAACACGTTCTTCAACGACGACCCGGTCGACGGCAGCCCGGACGCCCCTGACCTGCTGGGGCACCAGAGATACGCACACCACGCCGTGGGCCTTCTGCAGGAGGTCCGCGGTCAGAGCGAGTCCGGCGTTCTTGCGCTGATCGGGCCCTGGGGGTCCGGGAAGTCCTCGGTCCTGCAAATGGTGCTGCGCAACCTCCGGCAAGGCCCGGCCGACGGTGTGTCATGGTCGGTGGCCGAGCTCAACCCGTGGCTCTACCCGGACCTGGACACCCTCACCATGGCCCTGTTCAGCGAGATCCGCGGCGCGCTGCCCAAAGACGACCAGTGGTCGGAGACGCGGAAGAAGATCGGCAACTTCGGCCAGGCCATCAGCCCCCTCGGCAAGGTGGGCGGGCTCCTCGGCCTGGACCCCAGCGAGGCCATCAAGGCCCTCTCCGAGCGGATCAGCGGAGACACCAGTCCATCAGCCGCCAAGGCGACCGCCAGCGAAGCACTGCGCAAGGCGGGACGCCCCGTTCTCGTGGTCATGGACGACCTGGACAGGCTGACGCCCCAAGAGCTGCTCCTGGTCTTCAAGCTGGTGCGCCTGGTCGGCAACCTGCCGAACGTCTACTACCTCATCAGCTTCGACGAGCAAACCCTCCTCGACGTCCTTCGGCGCAGCGACCTGGTGGGCGACTCCCAGCACCGGGCCAGCGAGTTCCTGGAAAAGATCATCCAGGTCAGGCTGGACCTGCCCGCCTTCCGCGAACGCGACGCCTCCGCACTTGTCGACCAATCCTTGAGCACCTTGCTCGAGTCGCATCAACTGGCACTGACCGAGCCCGAGGAACGGCGACTCGCAACCGCCTACTTCCAGTACCTGCAGGACCGGCTGCGCACACCGCGGGCGATCAAGCGCTACTTCGGCCAGGCCGCCGCATCCCTTCACGCCCTCGCCGGCGATGTCGACCTCGTCGACTTCCTCCTCGTCACCTTCCTGCGCACCAGCGAGCCCGGCGTCTACCGCCTGCTGAACCGCCACCGCGCCGAACTCACCGGCACCAGTTTCGATCCGGCCGCCAGGCGTGAGCGCCAGTCCGGGGAGCACACCCAGCGATGGCGCGAGCGGCTTGAGAAGGCCGGCGTCGCCCCTGATCACATGGAAGGAGTGCTCGGTCTGTTGGCCATGCTCTTCCCTCCGCTCGGGCAGGCGCTCGGCGGCGGTGGCGACGCGTCAGGCACCGCGCGGCGTCGCGGCATCGGCAGCAACGACTACTTCGACCGCTACGTCGCCTTCGGTATCCCCGACGACGACCTCTCCGAAGCCGCTCTCACCACGGGCCTCGATCAGTTGACGGCCGGAGCCCCCGGTCCGGAGGCGGCCGAACTCCTCCTGCGGCTGGACAACGACACCCAGCGCATCGGCCGGCGCATCAGGCAACGCATGGACGCCGGCACCCCGGTCCCCTCCACCGCGCTGCTGCTCGAACTGGCCGCCCGCTACGGCTCACTGACCGCACAAACCGAAGGCCTGCTCGGAGCGGACGTGAGCGCGCGCTTCCTCGCCCAGGACCTCTTCCGTAGCCTCCCGTCCGACGGGCGGGCAGAGGTCCTGCAGCGCATGGCAGCCACCCCGCAGGGGGCCATGCTGGCCAGCCGGGTCCTGTACGACGCGACGGAGCCCAGCAACAGCAAGCCTGCCTTCGCCCAGGAAGACGACGCCTGGGTCCAGGAAGCCCGCACCGGCCTGGTAGCGCGGCTGCGCCAGCATCTGGCGACGCCCGGATCCCGCCCCGCTGCCCATCTCAGCGACTCCGATGTCGATCTCATCTGGAACTGGCGCCACATCGACCACGCAACCGCCCGGGCCTGGATCCGCCAACGCCTTGACGACGGCACCTGGCAGCTCCTGCCCCTACTCACCAAGATCGTCCGCCCGCCCCGCACTCCCTGGGGCGCAGTGGACGCCGACACTCTGGCCAACCTCGATGCACTGATCGACCGTGCCGAGGTCTACACCGTCCTCGACCAGGCCCAGACCTCGCCCGACCCTGACCAGTCCCGGCTCCTCGAAGGACTCCGTCACGCCCGCGACCGCGACCGCGCCGAAGCCACCCAACAACCTGACAGCGGATCAGCAGAAGTGACCAACACTCAAGACACCTGA
- a CDS encoding terpene synthase family protein: MAEFEIPDFYVPFPLECNPHLEEASRAMWEWIDANGLAPTERARDRMRRTGADLSGAYVWPRADLDTLTIGLKWIALTFRIDDQIDEDDTAERLPARMTAIDELRGTLHGLPVSGRSPTARALGALWQETALGRPATWCDAFIGHFEAFLQTYTTEAGLNAHGAGLRLDDYLDRRMYSVGMPWLWDLDELRLPIFLPGSVRTCGPMNKLRRAGALHIALVNDVFSVERETLVGYQHNAVTIIREAQGCSLQEAVDQVAVLVEAQLHTVLQARQELLEELDRQALPSRAREAAVDYAANVAANLSGQLVWHSSVERYAVDDLQSAADPRATPTTSSLGI; this comes from the coding sequence ATGGCCGAGTTCGAGATACCGGACTTCTACGTCCCCTTCCCCCTGGAGTGCAATCCGCACCTGGAGGAGGCGTCCCGGGCGATGTGGGAGTGGATCGACGCAAACGGCCTCGCGCCCACAGAACGGGCACGCGACAGGATGCGGCGCACGGGAGCCGACCTCTCGGGGGCGTATGTGTGGCCCCGCGCCGACCTCGACACACTGACGATCGGTCTGAAATGGATCGCGCTGACCTTCCGGATCGACGACCAGATCGACGAGGACGACACCGCGGAGCGGCTGCCGGCCCGGATGACAGCCATCGACGAGCTGCGCGGCACCCTGCACGGACTCCCGGTCTCCGGGCGGTCACCGACCGCCCGGGCCCTGGGCGCCCTGTGGCAGGAGACCGCCCTCGGACGGCCCGCTACCTGGTGCGATGCCTTCATTGGGCACTTCGAGGCGTTCCTCCAGACCTACACAACCGAGGCCGGCCTCAACGCCCACGGCGCCGGACTCCGCCTCGACGACTACCTCGACCGCAGGATGTACTCGGTCGGCATGCCCTGGCTTTGGGACCTCGACGAACTGCGCCTTCCGATCTTCCTGCCCGGCTCCGTACGAACCTGCGGCCCGATGAACAAACTGCGCCGGGCCGGCGCGCTGCACATCGCGTTGGTGAACGACGTCTTCTCCGTCGAACGGGAGACCCTCGTCGGGTACCAGCACAACGCGGTCACCATCATCCGAGAAGCACAGGGCTGCTCGCTGCAGGAAGCGGTGGACCAAGTGGCGGTCCTCGTCGAAGCCCAGCTCCACACGGTGCTGCAAGCCCGGCAGGAACTCCTCGAAGAACTCGACAGGCAAGCCCTGCCGTCACGGGCTCGCGAGGCCGCAGTCGACTACGCGGCCAACGTCGCCGCCAACCTGAGCGGGCAGCTCGTTTGGCACTCCTCGGTCGAACGGTATGCCGTCGACGACCTCCAGTCCGCGGCCGATCCACGGGCTACCCCGACGACCTCCTCTCTGGGAATATAG